A stretch of DNA from Mycolicibacterium celeriflavum:
TGCGGTTCAGCTCGTTGAGCGACGGGTCTCCCCCGTTCGAGGTCCAGCGTCCGAAATCAGGCATAGTCGCGCCCCGTTGCGACGATCTCGGACTTGAGGCGTGCCAGCGCGCGGTGCTGGGCGACTCGGACGGCACCCGCGGTACTGCCGACGGCGTCTGCGGTCTCTTCCGCGCTCATCCCGACGACGACGCGCAAGATCAGGATCTCGCGCTGTTTTTCGGGCAGTACGGCCAGCAGCTTGTTCATCCGCGCCGACGCCTCGGCGTCCAGCGCCATCTGCTCCGGCCCGGCGTCCAGCGAGAACCGCTCCGGCACGACATCTGTCGGGTCGGATCGGTTCCTGGCCGCTGCGCGATGCGCGTCAGCAACCTTGTGGGCCGCAATGCCGTACACGAAGGCCAGGAACGGGCGTCCCTGATCCTTGTAGCGCGGCAGCGCCGTGATGGCGGCCAAGCAAACCTCCTGCGCAACGTCGTCTGCTGAAAGGCCACTTCGTTCAGTCGCCCCCACCCTTGCGCGGCAGTACCGAACAACGATCGGGCGGATGGTCTCCAGCACCTCCCTGAGCGCGTCCCGGTTCCCTGCCACAGCCTCAGCAACGACAGCATCGAGACGTTCTCCCGAAATTGTCATCGTGGGCGATCTCTCCAACGTTACGAACGGGACCAGTCCCGGAAGGGCGGTCAGCTAAACAATAACTTTGACGTACGCGCGGATCCGGTTACCGCACCGACCACTCGCCGCCCCGCCGACGCACTGTATCGGCACAGCCGTCGCGAAGCACCACCATGTCCTGCGACGAGTGACCGGCGCTGCCGATGTCGGTCAGCAAGCAGGCCAACGCCCATTGCAGCGGAACCATTCCGAGGCATTGCGCGTCATCGAGCGCCGAGTCGGCCATGGTGCGAGCGGCTTCCAGGTCACCGGCGCTGCACCGCGCCGCCGCGAGCACGACGGACGACTTCACTCGGTGTCGCGCCGAACCCAGCGCAGCGGCGTATTCGACGGCGCGTTCGGCATGGGCGACGGCGGCCGCGCCGTCGCCGCGCGCCATCGCGAGTTCGGCGGACACCCAGGCCAGTCGCACCGGCAACCGCGGCGGCGCCGAGGGGGTCAGGATCGCGCCGGCGCCATCCAGCGCGCGCGCCGATGCCTCGAACCGGCGCACCCCCAAGGCGTCGGCGGCAAGACCGATGCACGCGTCTGCCACCGCCTCCGTGTCCGACCCGGCGAGTGCCAACGCCCGCCCGTCCCATCGCCGAGCCCTGGTGTGCCAGCCGAGCTGGCGCAGAAACGACGCCTCGGTGCTGTACGCCAACGCGCGCTCCGGCCCCGCGCTGCGGTACAGCTTGGTCAAGTCGGCACGCGCACTCGCGTAGCGGCCCTGACCGCCCGCGGCGACAGCGCGCAACCACAACCCGCGTGGCGTGGCGGCCGAAGGTAGCGGCCACAGCCCCGGGTCGTCGCCGAAGGCGGCGTTCGCCAGAACGGTGTCTGCGGGCATCGAGTGGCGACGGTATCAATCGACGCGAGGCTTGGTTAACAGTTGATGCTCGCAATGTTACTTCCGTGTAAGCGGAAAGAAGTAGCTGCCGCCACGGAGATCGACGCGAGCTGGAGTAATACGTCCGGCGTTCGACGGCGATGCATTTAATTGGCGCCGTTCGCGTTCCAAAGCGTCGCAATGATGAACGTGATGTAAATTCTTGGCCTGCGGTTATGTCAATGGCCACAGCTTGGGGCTATTGACGGAATTTCGTGAGCACCCCTACTTTATGTGCACGAGTGGTCATCGGCGACTTGAGCTCGAATCGGTTTTGAAACTCACGCACCCGTTGTTTTGTGAAATGGGTGTGCAGAGAGGGGTTTTCCAAATGCCACAGCCGCAACAGCTACCCGGACCGAATGCCGACGTCTGGGACTGGCAGATAGCCGGGCTTTGCCGAGGCGTCGATTCCTCCGTGTTCTTTCATCCCGATGGCGAACGTGGTCGCGCTCGCGTCCAACGCGAGATACGCGCCAAGGAGATGTGCCGGCGCTGCCCGGTGATCGCCCAGTGCCGCGCGCACGCGCTGGCCGTCGGTGAGCCGTACGGCATCTGGGGTGGACTATCCGAATCCGAGCGCGAGCTGTTGCTGAAGCGAGGCATCCGCCGCGCCTCGTGAGCGCTACCTAGCCGCGATCTGCAAGCTCGCGCAGCACCGAATCGGTTGTCGGCCAGTCCATGCACTTGTCGGTGACCGACTGACCGTAGGTCAGCGGCCGGGCTTCGGACGATTGCGCTCCGGCGGCCAGGAAGCTCTCCAGCATCACCCCGCTGACCGGAAGCCCGTCGCGCATGAGCTGCGCCACTTCGCGGGCCACCGCCGCTTGGCGGATGTGGTCTTTGCCGGAATTGGCATGGCTGCAGTCGATTACGACTCGACCGGGCAGCCCGGTCGCGGTCAGTTTCGCAGCCGTCGTGCGCACCGACTCCACGTCGTAGTTCGGCCCACCGGTTCCGCCGCGCAGGATCACGTGGCAATCCTCGTTGCCGGCGGTGTTGACCAGTGCGCCGCGCCCCAGGTCGTCCATCCCGAAGAAGACATGTTGGGCGGCAGCGGCTTTCACGCCATCGACAGCGACCTGAATGTTGCCGTCAGTTCCGTTCTTGAATCCGACGGGCATCGACAATCCGGAGGCCAGCTGCCGGTGCACCTGAGACTCGGTGGTGCGCGCACCGATCGCGCCCCACGCGACGGCGTCGGCGATGTACTGCGGGCTGGTCGGCTCGAGGAACTCGCATCCGACCGGCAGGCCGATATCGATGATGTCCAGGAGCAGGTGACGCGCGATGCGCAGCCCGCGGGCCACATCGAAGGTGCCGTCCATACCCGGATCGTTGATCAGACCCTTCCAACCGATCGTCGTGCGCGGCTTCTCGAAATAGACCCGCATCACGATCTTGAGCCGGTCGCCGAGTTCGTCGGAGACTTTGACGAGCCGGCTGGCATAGTCCAGCGCCGCGGCCGGGTCGTGCACCGAACACGGTCCCACCACGACCAGCAGCCGATCGTCACGCCCGGCGAGAATGTCGGCGATCTCGTCGCGGTCGCGGGCCACCCGCTCGGCGCGCCGAGCACCGAGCGGGAACTCGGTGAGCACGTCATGCGGGCTGGGAATCTCGCTGAAACCGCGGACACGCCGGTCCGACGTGGCAGGAGGGGTGGCGGTCTGCGCCAGGTTCATGTTCGGGTGCCTTTCTTGGTGTGGGCACCTGCGTGACTGTCCGGCGCCCTTGAACGACGAAAGGCAGCGACCTGGTGGTCACTGCCTGGGCTCCGGGTGGATGCGCGCTTAGTGCTGCGCCTTATCGGCTCCGCCCGGAGCCTTGATAAAGCGCCAATAGCTGGCACGCACACCGATGTTCACGCGGGCTAGGCTACACGCCCCTCGTCGTCGGGCCAAATGGCCCTTCATCCGGCCGGCGTGAACTCGATGTGCAATTCCGTGAGACCCCGTAGAAGGAAGGTCGGCTCGTAGACATACCGCCGGTCAGCCGCCGGGCCGTGGGCGGCATCGCTGATCGCGATATCGCGCGTGCGGTCGAGCAGACGCTTGACGGTGATCTGGCCCTCCACCCGGGCCAGGGGCGCTCCGGCACAGGTGTGGATGCCCCGCCCGAAGGCGATGTGTTCGCGAACGTTCTTGCGGTCCGGGCGGAACGCGTGAGGGTCCTCGAACTTGCGTGGGTCGCGGTTGGCCGCACCGAGGCAGAGCATGAGAACTGTGCCGGCCGGGATGTGCACCCCGGCGAGCGTTGTCGTCCTGCGGGTCAGCCGGAAGTCGACCTTCGTCGGGCTCTGCATTCTCAGCGACTCCTCGATGAACCCGGGAATCAGCGCGGGGTCGTCGCGAAGCATCTGCTGGAACTCGGGTCGATCGCCCAGTGTCTGGACTGCTGCGCTGAGCAGTTTGGTGACCGTCTCCTGGCCCGCGGCGAAGAGGAACGTTGCAGGACGGACCACTTCGAGAAGTTCAGGGGTGGATCCATCGGGATACACGGCGGAGGCCATGCCGCTGAGCACGTCGTCGCGCGGATCGCGGCGTCGCTCGGCGATGTAGGCACTGAACTTGTCGTCGAGGTACTTCAACGGGTTGCGGCCAACTGGGCTGCCGTTGAGGGCGCCGACGGTGCTGCCCGGCGCCCTACCGGCACCCAGAGCATGCCTGATCTCCTGTCGATCCTCTTCCGGGACGCCCAGCAGATCGGTGATCGCCAGGGTGGCAAAGGGTTTGGCGTACTCTGACAGGAATTCACACCGGCCGTTACCGATGAACTCGTCGAGTTGTCGGTCGACGAGTTGCCACATGTAGTCCTCGTTCTCTTTGAGCCTGCGAGGTGTCAGGAGCTTGCTCAGAAGTGACCGGGCGCGCTCATGTGCGGGCGGATCCATGACCACCATGTGTTCGAAGATCGGGAACTGATGACGGTGTGCCTCGATCTGCGCCGAGATGTCGTCGCCATCCGGTTCGAACGGCAGGGGCGGGAATGGTCCTCCGATCGCGTTGACCGCCGAGAACGACTCCACGTCCTTGAACGCCGCCATCACCTCGGCGTAGCCCGTCACCGCGACGACACCGTGGTGGGGCTCCTGAAATACCGGGCCCTGAGCGCGCAGGTATTCGTAGTACTCGTAGGGATCCTGGGCGACAGCTTCGTCGGAGAAGTAGTCGACGGACGCCAGATCGGTCACGGTCACCTCATCCCGATGCGAATGTTCTTGCACTGCAGGAACTCCCGCAATCCTTCGACACCGCCGGTGCGGCCGAAGCCGCTCTGCTTGTAGCCGCCGTACGGTCCCTGCGGAGAGATGTCACTGAACGTGTTGATCCAGACCGAACCCGCTTCGAGACTCCGGGCGGCGCGGTGCGCTCGATTCAGGTCCCGCGTGTGCACGAATGCGTTGAGACCGTAGGGCGTGTCATTGGCCAGACGCAGGGCTTCGGCGTCATCGCTGAACCTGATGACCGACACCACAGGACCGAACGTTTCCGTCCGGGCCAGTGCTGAGCTGTTGTCGACGTCGCCGAACACGGTTGGCTCGATGTAGTAGCCGGCCGAGAGATCACCGCTCATCCGGCGGCCCCCTGTCAACAGTTGCCCGGCGCGCCGGCGGCTGGCGTCGTCGATCGTGTTGAGGATGCGCTGCGCGGCGGCTTCGCTGACCACGGGCCCGAAAACCACTGCGGGATCGAACGGATCGCCGACCTTGGCTGCGGCGACGACGGCCAGGAACTTCTCGAGGAAGGCGTCGTACACCGAGTCCTGCACCAGGATGCGGCTGGCACAGGCACAGCTCTGGCCCGATTGCATCAGCGGCCCTTGATGGGCGGACAACATGGCCGCGGCGTCGAGGTCCGCGTCCGCGAACACGAGATTCGCCGACTTCCCGCCCAACTCGGCGACCACGGGAGTGAGGTTGGCCGCTGCCGCCTGCAGCACGGTGCGGGCGGTCGTGCCGCCGCCCGTGAAATGCAGCTTGCGGATGCGCGGGTGCCGCACCAGCGCCTCGCCGCCTTCTGGACCCGCGGGCACGACGTTGACGAGGCCAGGCGGAAGACCCGCCTGCAGGCAGAGCTCGCCGAACCGCAGGGAGGCCAGGGGCGCGAGCTCGGATGCCTTGAACACCACGGCGTTTCCGGCGGCGAGTGCCGGAGCGATGCACGACCCGGCGACGGCGAGCGCGCCGTTCCACGGCGCGATGACGCCGACGACGCCATAGGGCTCGCTTTCGACGAGGTTGACGTCGAATGACCCGTCGACAGGTGTGCTCGACCCGTGCGGCTTGTCGACGTATCCGGCGAAATGACGGAGGAACCGCTCCAGCAACAAGGCGGTGCCGGCGAACGACACGGGGACTGCGTAGTCGTGAACGTTCAGCGCGGCAAGCTCGTCGAGATGGTCGTGGACGATATCCGCGAGATCGATCAACAGGTCACGGCGCCGATCGACGGTCAGCGCCATCCACTCCCGGTGGGCATCCCAGGCGGCGCAGACCGCGCGGTCGATTTCCGGCGCACCGGCGAGCGCAACGGTTGCATTGGGTTGACCCGTCGCGGGAAAGATGTGTGTGTGGTGCGGCACCGACGATGCGGTGATGCGGTCACCGCCCACCAACAGGCCGAATGGTTGGTTCGGTGCGATTTCGCGTGCAACGGGCGCAGCCGTCATGAGGCAGCCTCCGCCTCGACTGCCCACTCCTCGGTCACGCGCTGTTTCTGCTCTTGGATGACCTGGCTGAGGTGCGCGGCTTTCGGCCAGCCGTAGTAGGCGCCGAAATGCAATGCCACTTCGTCCATTTCGTCGAACGACACGTCGCGACTCTTCAGTGCGGCATAAACGTGGCTGAGGATGGGGATGGGCGCATCTTGGAAAGCCACGCACGCCACGGTCACCAACCGGCGCTCCTTCATGCCGAGTCCCGGTCGCAACCACATCTCACCGAATACGAAGTTGAGGATTCCCGCACCGGAATAGGGATTGTCGCGAATCGGCGCGAACGGAATGCAGTTGATGTCTTTGAAGGCCTGCTCACCGACTGACAACCGCGCCTCGGGATCGCTCGGGGTGGTCAGCGGAAGCAGCGGCTCGGGGGTCGGCGTTTCTTGTCCACGCTCGCGGTGAATCCGTTCCCATTGCTCGTCGACCACGATGTTGAAGCGAGACGCCTTCGGCCACCCTCCATATACCGCGAAATGCAGAACGACCTCCCGCATTTCGGCAATCGTCAGATCACCGCTGTTGAGCGTCGCGTACACGTGGTCGCGCAACGGGCCTTCGGCGTCGGCTGCCGCGACACACGGCAGCGTCACGAATCGGCGGTCGCGACGGCTGAGGCCCGGGCGATGCCACACCTCAGCGAGGAAGTCGAGCATCACTGCGCCCGCGGGGTTGAGATCGGCGGGCGCGGGAAGCGTCATCACCTCGGCCAGTCTGCGTCGGGCCGACTCGCGTCGTTCTGCGTCTGTCGTTGTCACATCTTCTCTTTCGTCGACTGCGCCTAGCGCAGGGTGACACCTGCGTCGACCTTGAACTCGAGGCCGGTCACGTATCGGGACTCGTCCGATATCAGGAAGAGCACGGCGTTGCTGATGTCGATCGCCTCGGCCATGACGATGGGCAGCGCGTTGAGGAAGATCGGCACCAAGTCGGGCCGCGACTCGCCGAGCAGACCGTGCAGCGACTCGGGTGTCATTCCCGTCGGCACGCCGGTCGGGTGCACGGTGTTGACGCGAACATTCTGCGCGGCAAGCTCATTGGCCAGCGCCCGGCTCAGGCCGACGACGCCGTGTTTCGACGCGGTGTACGGCAGGTGCAGCGGCGTGCCCTTCAAGCCGGCGGCGGAGCTGATCAGCACGAGGCTGCCGCCGCGGTCGACCAGATGCGGGAGGGCCGCCGCGCACGTGTTCCAGCTGCCGATCAGGTTCACGTCGACGACGGTCCGCCATTGCTCGGAAGTCGTTGTTTCCCAGGTTCCGACGGTCAGCACGCCGGCGTTGGCTACCGCGGCGTCCAACCCGCCGAGTTCACTCACGGCGGCGTCGACCGCCTCGGTCAACGCCGCCGCGTCACGCACGTCGACCACGCTGGTCACCGCCCGGCCACCACACTTCTCCACCAGGCGAGCGGTCTCGTCGAGGTCCTCGGGCGAGGACAGCGGATACTCGACCTCCGGCAGCGACTCACAGATGTCGACCAGGATGAGATCGGCGCCTTCTTCGGCGAGCCTGACGGCGTGGTTGCGTCCCATGCCGCGCGCGGCGCCGGTGACCAGTACGCGCTTGCCGGCTACCCGTCCTGGCTGGGGACCGTTGTCGCTCATAGCTTGTTGCAGAACCCGGCGTCGACGGGGAACGTCACCCCGGTGACGTATCTGGCGTCGTCGGAGACCAGATAGGCGATCGCGGCGCTGATGTCCTCGGGTTCCAGCAATTCGACGGGCATGGGGTTCTGCAGGTGCGGGCCGGCGCCGGGATAGTTCTCGAGGAACTCCGTCATGGCCGGGTTGACGGCCATCATCGTGTTGACCGCTGTCGGGTGCACGGTATTGACGCGAATGTTGGCCGGCGCCAAGGCGTTTGCGAGCGTGCGCATCAACCCGACGATGCCGTGCTTGGAGGCCGCGTAGCCGAGTCCGCCGCCCTGCATGCCGCCGAAGCCCTTCAGCCCGGCGGTCGAACTGGTGAAGACGATGGCGCCGCCGCGGTTGCCCGCCAACAGGTGCGGGATGGCCGCCCACGCGGTGTGGTATGCGCCGTCGAGATTGACTCCGATGGCCGCCTTCCATTGCGCAAGTTCTTCTTCCACGGTCAACTCACGAAACGCCACGGGTGCGATGCCCGCGTTCGCCAAGACGATGTCGAGACGCCCGAACTGTTCGACGCCTGCGTCCACGGCGGACTTCACCTGCGGGAAGTCGCGGACGTCGGCCACCGATGCGGCGATCTTGCCGCCCGTCGCTTCTACCAGCGCGACCGTCTCGTCGAGGTCGTCGCGGCTGGCCATCGCGTAGTGGTTGGCGGGGATGTCCTGGCAGATGTCGACGCCGATGATGCTCGCGCCCTCCCGGGCGAGCCGGATCGCATGGCTGCGTCCCTGGCCTCGCGCGACACCGGTGATGAAGGCGACTCTGCCGTCAAGCGTGCCCACGTGTTCCTGCTTTCTGTCGACCGTCTGCGCGCCGGTAACTTGGTTACTGTCTTCGCACAGTAACATGGTTATCGTGCCGACAACAGGGGACCGCTCAGATGTGAGAGCCGCAGATTCGCCGGCTCGTCAGGGAGCTGATCACCTGCTCGAGGTCGTCGTCGAGCTGCTCGATGAACACGGCGACGAGGCCGTTGCGCTGCGCGAGGTGGCCCGACGGGCGCGCGTCTCGCTCACCACGATCTACAAGCGATATGGCACCCGCGACGAACTGATCGTCGCCGCGCTCGAGTGGTGGATGGAGGCCAACCGGTACTCGGGCTTGCCGACGTCCATCTCGAGCGATTCGAGCGGGTCGGTATACGCAGAGTTGATGCGCGTGCTGCGCACCATTTTCGAGCCGTGGGAGCAGCACCCGATGATGCTGCGGTCCTACTTCCGGGCGCGCACTGCTCCCGGCGGCGACAGGCTGATACAACGCGGCGTCGACGCTGTCGTGCCGGTCGTCAGATCCATTCTGAGCCGGGTCGATCCGGCGTATGCCAAGGATCTCGAAACGATCCTGACAAGCGTGGTTTTCGGGTTTCTGGGACGCTTCGCCGCGGGCGAGATCGACGTGACGGAGATCCTGCCCGGGATCGAGCGCGCCGTGTTCTGGCTGACGACGGCTTACGAGAACCGGCCCGAAGCCTGATGCTCGAACCCGGCTGCTGCTAACTGTGGGGCAGCCAGGCACCGTTGAGCATCACCCGGTGGACATGTAGATCTTCATCCAGCACAACGCAATTGGCGTCCATGCCGACGCGGAGGCTGCCCACGCGGACGAGGTTCAACGCGCGGGCCGGGGTGGTCGCCGTCATCCGTGCCGCCTTGGCCAGCGCCTCATCCGAGCCGCCAAGTTGGCCGACCGTCGTGCGGAAAAGCTGATCCATGGTCGCCGTGCTGCCGGCGATGGTCGACGTTCCCCGCACCCGCGCTATGCGTTCGGTGACCTCCACTTCGCGTGCGCCGATCCGAAATGAGCCGTCCGGCAATCCGGCTGCCGCCATCGCGTCGGTGATCAGCGCGACGCGATCCGGCCCGACCATCTCGATGACCTGCCGCACGAGCGCGGGGTGGACGTGCACACCATCGGCGATGAGCTCCACCGTCACCCGCGGATCTTCCAGCAGCGCCAGCGCCGGACCGGGGTCGCGGTGGTGCAGCGGCCGCATCGCGTTGAACACATGGGTGCCGACGGTCGCCCCCAATTCGATTGCATGCTTCGCCTCGTCGTAGCTGGCATCTGTATGGCCGATGGCAACGACGACATCCGCGTTCGCAACGCGGGTGATGGCGTCGCGACTGCCCGGCAGTTCGGGCGCCAGCGTGACCATCCGGATTGTGCCGTCCGCGGCGGTGAGCAGCGCGTCGATCTCGGCAGGGTCGGGGTTGCGCAACAGCGCCGAGTCGTGTGCGCCGCAGCGCGCCGCACTCAGCCAGGGGCCTTCCAGGTGCGCGCCGGCGACGGTCTTTTGTCGAGTCATCTCGGCGAGCACCCGGACCTGGCGCAGAAGATCGTCGGGTGATGCCGTGACCAGGCTGGCCACCGTCGTGGTGGTGCCGTGGCGCCGGTGGAACTCGGCAGCCAGTTCAATCTCAGAGCGGATGCCGTCCGTGTACGACGCGCCGCCCCCTCCGTGCACGTGCATGTCGACAAACCCAGGCACCACCACGTGCTCCGCGAAGTCGTGGTCGGGCGGTCGCGGTGCCGGGCCGGGGCCGCATTCGATGATTCGACCGGCAGAGGTAGCCAACCAACCCGGCTTGCAGACCTGGTCGTCCAGGACCATGGTCCCCGCGGCGATGAGCGTCACAGCGTGTCGGTCACCTTATCCAGCCCGCGGGCTTCGTCAGGCCAGCGCCCGCCGTTCTCCCAGAAGTGCCGGATCTCTTCGAGCTGACGGCCTTTGGTTTCCGGCGCGAATCGATAGACGAATACGAGCGCGGCCAACGCGAAGGCCCCGAACACCGCGAATGTCCCCCCACCGCCAAGCGAATTGAGCATGGTCAGGAAGAAGGCGGCGACGATGGCATTGGCCACCAGATCGGAGGTGAGCATCGCACTCGAACCCATCGACCGCAGCCGGGTCGGGAAGCTCTCACCGGCGTAAACCCAGACCAACGCGCCGAAGCCGAAGGTGAACCCGATCGTGAACAGCAGCACGCCGAGGAATCCGATCGTGGTGAGCGCACCGCCGAACTCCGTACCGGCCACGAAGACCCCGATCAGCATGGCATTGGCGGCGATCATCATCGCGATGCCGCCCAGCAGGATCGGCCGTCGACCTACTCGGTCGACCAGCATCAGTGAGACGAACACCGCTGCCAGGGCCGCGACCTGGATCAGCGCTGGGAGTATCAGCAGGGCGAAGTTGCCTTCGAAGCCCATGGCCTCGAACAGTCGCGGGCTGTAGTAGACGATCGCGTTGATTCCGGTGATCTGGATGAAGAAGCCGAGCACCACCACGAAAACGGTGGCGCGAAGGTAGGGCCGCCGCAGCATCTCGCGCACCGCGCCGCCTGTTTCTTCCTTGAGCGCGCGGCTGATTTCGGCGAGTTCGGCCTCGACGTCGGCAGCCGGTTCGACCCGCCGCAGCGTTTGACGGGCCTCGTCGACCCGACCCTTGAGCATGTACCACCGCGCCGTGTCGGGCATCCGCAGCAGCGTCAACGCCACGAGCACTGCCGGTATCGCGGCCAGGCCGAGCATCCACCGCCAGCTGCCCGAGCCGGCCAGGAAGTACGCGGCCAGGTAGCCCATGATGATGCCGACGACCGTAGCCACCTGATAGGCGACCAACAACGAGCCGCGGACCTTCGCCGGCGCCGATTCGGCGACAAACACCGGCACGACCACCACCGACACACCGATGGTGAGGCCCAACAGAAAGCGCGACACCAACAGCATGGGCACCGACACCGAGAAAGCACTGAGAAGTGCGAAGGCCGCATAGGTGACGGCGACGAGCACCATCGACTTCTTGCGTCCGATGGCGTTGGCGAGCATCCCGCCGCCGATCGCGCCGGCGATCTGGCCGATGACGATCGCTGTGGTCACCAACTCCTGCTGCCGGGTGGTCAACCCGAATTCGTCGGTGATGAAAAGAAGCGCACCGGCAATGTTGGAGAGGTCGTAGCCGTAGATGACGCCGACACTGGCCGCGGCGACGGCCACCAGCGTTCCCAGGCGGGGGGCCGGCCGGATAGCGGTGTCGCCCACGTTGATCCTCTCGCCAAGTTTAGGTTGGTGTATAC
This window harbors:
- a CDS encoding WhiB family transcriptional regulator, translating into MPQPQQLPGPNADVWDWQIAGLCRGVDSSVFFHPDGERGRARVQREIRAKEMCRRCPVIAQCRAHALAVGEPYGIWGGLSESERELLLKRGIRRAS
- a CDS encoding aldehyde dehydrogenase family protein codes for the protein MTAAPVAREIAPNQPFGLLVGGDRITASSVPHHTHIFPATGQPNATVALAGAPEIDRAVCAAWDAHREWMALTVDRRRDLLIDLADIVHDHLDELAALNVHDYAVPVSFAGTALLLERFLRHFAGYVDKPHGSSTPVDGSFDVNLVESEPYGVVGVIAPWNGALAVAGSCIAPALAAGNAVVFKASELAPLASLRFGELCLQAGLPPGLVNVVPAGPEGGEALVRHPRIRKLHFTGGGTTARTVLQAAAANLTPVVAELGGKSANLVFADADLDAAAMLSAHQGPLMQSGQSCACASRILVQDSVYDAFLEKFLAVVAAAKVGDPFDPAVVFGPVVSEAAAQRILNTIDDASRRRAGQLLTGGRRMSGDLSAGYYIEPTVFGDVDNSSALARTETFGPVVSVIRFSDDAEALRLANDTPYGLNAFVHTRDLNRAHRAARSLEAGSVWINTFSDISPQGPYGGYKQSGFGRTGGVEGLREFLQCKNIRIGMR
- a CDS encoding sigma-70 family RNA polymerase sigma factor, giving the protein MTISGERLDAVVAEAVAGNRDALREVLETIRPIVVRYCRARVGATERSGLSADDVAQEVCLAAITALPRYKDQGRPFLAFVYGIAAHKVADAHRAAARNRSDPTDVVPERFSLDAGPEQMALDAEASARMNKLLAVLPEKQREILILRVVVGMSAEETADAVGSTAGAVRVAQHRALARLKSEIVATGRDYA
- a CDS encoding 3-deoxy-7-phosphoheptulonate synthase; this encodes MNLAQTATPPATSDRRVRGFSEIPSPHDVLTEFPLGARRAERVARDRDEIADILAGRDDRLLVVVGPCSVHDPAAALDYASRLVKVSDELGDRLKIVMRVYFEKPRTTIGWKGLINDPGMDGTFDVARGLRIARHLLLDIIDIGLPVGCEFLEPTSPQYIADAVAWGAIGARTTESQVHRQLASGLSMPVGFKNGTDGNIQVAVDGVKAAAAQHVFFGMDDLGRGALVNTAGNEDCHVILRGGTGGPNYDVESVRTTAAKLTATGLPGRVVIDCSHANSGKDHIRQAAVAREVAQLMRDGLPVSGVMLESFLAAGAQSSEARPLTYGQSVTDKCMDWPTTDSVLRELADRG
- a CDS encoding TetR family transcriptional regulator; the encoded protein is MRAADSPARQGADHLLEVVVELLDEHGDEAVALREVARRARVSLTTIYKRYGTRDELIVAALEWWMEANRYSGLPTSISSDSSGSVYAELMRVLRTIFEPWEQHPMMLRSYFRARTAPGGDRLIQRGVDAVVPVVRSILSRVDPAYAKDLETILTSVVFGFLGRFAAGEIDVTEILPGIERAVFWLTTAYENRPEA
- the nagA gene encoding N-acetylglucosamine-6-phosphate deacetylase — encoded protein: MTLIAAGTMVLDDQVCKPGWLATSAGRIIECGPGPAPRPPDHDFAEHVVVPGFVDMHVHGGGGASYTDGIRSEIELAAEFHRRHGTTTTVASLVTASPDDLLRQVRVLAEMTRQKTVAGAHLEGPWLSAARCGAHDSALLRNPDPAEIDALLTAADGTIRMVTLAPELPGSRDAITRVANADVVVAIGHTDASYDEAKHAIELGATVGTHVFNAMRPLHHRDPGPALALLEDPRVTVELIADGVHVHPALVRQVIEMVGPDRVALITDAMAAAGLPDGSFRIGAREVEVTERIARVRGTSTIAGSTATMDQLFRTTVGQLGGSDEALAKAARMTATTPARALNLVRVGSLRVGMDANCVVLDEDLHVHRVMLNGAWLPHS
- a CDS encoding mycofactocin-coupled SDR family oxidoreductase is translated as MGTLDGRVAFITGVARGQGRSHAIRLAREGASIIGVDICQDIPANHYAMASRDDLDETVALVEATGGKIAASVADVRDFPQVKSAVDAGVEQFGRLDIVLANAGIAPVAFRELTVEEELAQWKAAIGVNLDGAYHTAWAAIPHLLAGNRGGAIVFTSSTAGLKGFGGMQGGGLGYAASKHGIVGLMRTLANALAPANIRVNTVHPTAVNTMMAVNPAMTEFLENYPGAGPHLQNPMPVELLEPEDISAAIAYLVSDDARYVTGVTFPVDAGFCNKL
- a CDS encoding carboxymuconolactone decarboxylase family protein — encoded protein: MTLPAPADLNPAGAVMLDFLAEVWHRPGLSRRDRRFVTLPCVAAADAEGPLRDHVYATLNSGDLTIAEMREVVLHFAVYGGWPKASRFNIVVDEQWERIHRERGQETPTPEPLLPLTTPSDPEARLSVGEQAFKDINCIPFAPIRDNPYSGAGILNFVFGEMWLRPGLGMKERRLVTVACVAFQDAPIPILSHVYAALKSRDVSFDEMDEVALHFGAYYGWPKAAHLSQVIQEQKQRVTEEWAVEAEAAS
- a CDS encoding cytochrome P450, encoding MTDLASVDYFSDEAVAQDPYEYYEYLRAQGPVFQEPHHGVVAVTGYAEVMAAFKDVESFSAVNAIGGPFPPLPFEPDGDDISAQIEAHRHQFPIFEHMVVMDPPAHERARSLLSKLLTPRRLKENEDYMWQLVDRQLDEFIGNGRCEFLSEYAKPFATLAITDLLGVPEEDRQEIRHALGAGRAPGSTVGALNGSPVGRNPLKYLDDKFSAYIAERRRDPRDDVLSGMASAVYPDGSTPELLEVVRPATFLFAAGQETVTKLLSAAVQTLGDRPEFQQMLRDDPALIPGFIEESLRMQSPTKVDFRLTRRTTTLAGVHIPAGTVLMLCLGAANRDPRKFEDPHAFRPDRKNVREHIAFGRGIHTCAGAPLARVEGQITVKRLLDRTRDIAISDAAHGPAADRRYVYEPTFLLRGLTELHIEFTPAG
- a CDS encoding mycofactocin-coupled SDR family oxidoreductase, coding for MSDNGPQPGRVAGKRVLVTGAARGMGRNHAVRLAEEGADLILVDICESLPEVEYPLSSPEDLDETARLVEKCGGRAVTSVVDVRDAAALTEAVDAAVSELGGLDAAVANAGVLTVGTWETTTSEQWRTVVDVNLIGSWNTCAAALPHLVDRGGSLVLISSAAGLKGTPLHLPYTASKHGVVGLSRALANELAAQNVRVNTVHPTGVPTGMTPESLHGLLGESRPDLVPIFLNALPIVMAEAIDISNAVLFLISDESRYVTGLEFKVDAGVTLR